In one window of Sciurus carolinensis chromosome X, mSciCar1.2, whole genome shotgun sequence DNA:
- the Tmsb4x gene encoding thymosin beta-4, which translates to MSDKPDMAEIEKFDKSKLKKTETQEKNPLPSKETIEQEKQAGES; encoded by the exons ATGTCTGACAAACCCGATATGGCTGAGATCGAGAAATTCGATAAGTcgaaattgaagaagacagaaacGCAAGAGAAAAATCCTCTGCCTTCAAAAGAAA CGATTGAACAGGAGAAGCAAGCAGGCGAATCGTAA
- the Tlr8 gene encoding toll-like receptor 8 yields the protein MSLWSSILICLFLLVSDYCEFFAESNYSRSYPCDEKKQNNSIIAECDSRRLREVPQTVGKYVTELDLSDNFITHITNESFPELPNVTKINLNHNANQEHQNENPGMNKNGMNITDGAFLNLKNLQELLLEDNQLDKIPSGLPESLRELSLIQNNIISVTKNNTLGLMNLERLYLGWNCYFVCSKTFDIEDGTFESLTNLRVLSLSFNTLIYVPPKLPNSLQKLFLSNTKIKTISQEDFKGLGNLRLLDVSGNCPRCFNAPFPCTPCDGNAAIDIHPLAFQNLTQLRYLNLSSTSLRKVPSTWFDNMPYLKELHLEFNYLVQEMASGAFLTKLPNLKILDLSFNYVKTEYSQYITLSKNFSALQSLKTLHLRGYVFQVLREVDFQPLMALPHLRTINLGVNFIKQINFTLFQYFPKLEVIYLSENRISPLVSEIRQNCANDSSLQSHILKRRSTYAKFDPHSNFYHTTNSLIKPQCTVYGKALDLSLNSIFFIGKNQFKGFSDIACLNLSSNGNGQVLNGTEFLAVPRVKYLDLTNNRLDFDDNNALRELSQLEVLDLSYNAHYFKIAGVTHRLGFIQNLTHLKVLNLSYNSIYTLTEENELKSMSLKELVFSGNRLDLLWNTRDTRYWPIFKCLRNLTRLHLSSNNLQHIPNEAFLNLPQGLTELYINNNLLNFFNWTLLQQLPHLHLLDLSGNELSSLTNSLSKSTSSLQVLLLSRNKIAHLPSGFFSEGSHLVHLDLSFNLIKMINKSTLETKTTTNLTLLKLGGNPFDCTCDIRDFRSWIDENSNVTIPRLIDVICASPGDQRGKSIVSLELTTCVSDTIAAVLFFFTFFITTMVMLAALAHHLFYWDVWFIYHMCIAKIKGHRTLSTSQTFYDAYISYDTKDDSVTDWVINELRYHLEESEGKNVLLCLQERDWDPGLAIIDNLMLSINQSKKTIFILTKKYAKSWNFKTAFYLALQRLMDENMDVIIFILLEPVLQHSQYLRLRRRICKSSILQWPDNPKAEGLFWQSLKNVVLTENDSRYNNLYVDSIRQY from the coding sequence ATGTCCCTGTGGTCTTCAATTCTTATCTGTCTTTTCCTGCTTGTCTCTGATTACTGTGAGTTCTTCGCTGAATCAAATTATTCCAGGAGCTATCCTTGTgatgagaaaaagcaaaataactcCATTATTGCAGAATGTGACAGTCGTCGACTGCGAGAAGTTCCCCAAACAGTGGGCAAATATGTGACGGAACTCGACCTGTCTGATAATTTCATCACGCACATAACAAATGAATCATTTCCAGAGCTTCCAAATGTCACTAAAATAAATCTAAACCACAATGCCAATCAAGAGCATCAGAATGAAAACCCTGGTATGAATAAAAATGGCATGAATATTACAGATGGAGCATTCCTCAACCTAAAAAACCTACAGGAGCTACTGCTTGAAGACAACCAGTTAGATAAAATACCCTCTGGTTTGCCAGAGTCTTTAAGAGAACTTAGTTTAATTCAAAACAATATAATTTCAGTAACTAAGAATAACACTTTGGGACTTATGAACTTGGAAAGACTCTATTTGGGCTGGAACTGCTATTTTGTTTGTAGTAAAACATTTGATATTGAAGATGGGACATTTGAATCACTTACAAACTTGAGGGTGCTGTCACTATCTTTCAACACTCTTATCTACGTGCCACCCAAACTACCAAACTCCCTACAAAAACTTTTTCTGAGCAATACCAAGATCAAAACTATCAGTCAAGAAGACTTCAAGGGATTGGGAAATTTAAGATTACTAGATGTAAGTGGGAACTGTCCAAGATGTTTCAATGCACCGTTTCCTTGCACACCTTGTGATGGAAATGCTGCAATTGATATACATCCTCTTGCTTTTCAAAATCTGACCCAACTTCGTTACCTAAACCTTTCTAGCACTTCCCTCCGGAAGGTTCCTTCCACCTGGTTTGACAATATGCCCTACCTGAAGGAGTTGCATCTCGAATTCAACTATTTAGTGCAAGAAATGGCCTCTGGGGCATTTTTAACAAAGTTgcccaatttaaaaatacttgactTATCTTTTAACTACGTAAAAACAGAATATTCACAATATATTACTCTTTCCAAAAACTTCTCTGCACTTCAGTCTCTTAAGACACTGCATTTAAGAGGTTATGTGTTCCAGGTACTCAGAGAAGTAGATTTCCAACCCCTGATGGCTCTTCCACACCTACGGACTATCAACTTGGGGGTTAACTTTATTAAGCAAATTAATTTTACCCTTTTCCAATATTTCCCCAAACTGGAAGTTATTTACTTGTCAGAAAACAGAATATCACCATTGGTAAGTGAAATCAGGCAAAATTGTGCAAATGATTCTTCTTTGCAAAGTCATATCCTTAAAAGACGCTCCACATATGCCAAGTTTGACCCACATTCAAATTTTTATCATACCACCAATTCTCTAATAAAGCCACAATGTACCGTTTATGGCAAAGCCTTAGATTTAAGTTTAAACAGTATTTTCTTTATTGGTAAAAACCAGTTCAAAGGTTTCAGTGACATCGCCTGCTTAAATCTGTCTTCTAATGGTAATGGCCAAGTATTAAATGGAACTGAATTTTTAGCTGTACCTCGGGTCAAATATTTGGATTTGACCAACAATAGACTAGACTTTGATGATAACAATGCTCTCCGTGAATTGTCCCAGCTGGAAGTTCTAGATCTCAGCTACAATGCACACTATTTCAAAATAGCAGGGGTAACACATCGTCTAGGATTTATACAAAATTTGACACATCTCAAAGTTTTAAATCTGAGCTACAACAGCATTTATACTTTAACAGAGGAGAATGAACTGAAGAGCATGTCCCTGAAGGAATTAGTTTTCAGTGGAAACCGCCTTGACCTTTTGTGGAATACCAGAGACACCAGGTACTGGCCCATTTTTAAATGTCTCAGGAACCTGACACGGCTACACCTGTCTTCTAATAACCTCCAGCATATCCCAAATGAAGCATTCCTCAACTTGCcgcagggtctcactgaactgtACATAAATAATAATCTGTTAAATTTCTTTAACTGGACACTACTCCAGCAGCTTCCGCATCTCCACTTGCTTGACTTAAGTGGAAACGAGCTGTCCTCTTTAACTAATAGCCTGTCTAAATCTACATCTTCTCTTCAAGTACTACTGCTGAGCCGGAATAAGATTGCTCACCTTCCCTCTGGTTTTTTTTCCGAAGGCAGCCATCTGGTGCACCTCGATTTAAGTTTCAACTTGATAAAGATGATCAACAAATCCACACTTGAGACGAAGACCACCACCAACTTAACTCTTTTGAAATTAGGTGGAAACCCGTTTGATTGTACCTGTGACATTAGAGATTTTCGAAGTTGGATAGATGAAAATTCAAATGTCACAATTCCTAGATTGATAGATGTCATTTGTGCCAGTCCTGGGGACCAGAGAGGGAAGAGTATTGTGAGCCTAGAACTGACAACATGTGTTTCAGATACCATTGCAGCTGTActctttttcttcacattctttatcACTACCATGGTTATGTTGGCTGCCCTGGCTCATCATCTGTTTTACTGGGATGTTTGGTTTATCTACCACATGTGTATAGCGAAGATCAAAGGTCACAGGACACTTTCTACATCCCAAACTTTCTATGATGCTTACATTTCCTATGACACCAAAGATGACTCTGTTACTGATTGGGTAATAAATGAACTGCGCTACCACCTTGAAGAGAGTGAAGGGAAAAATGTTCTCCTTTGTTTACAGGAGAGGGACTGGGATCCAGGGTTGGCCATCATTGATAACCTCATGCTCAGCATAAATCAGAGCAAGAAAACGATATTCATTTTAACCAAAAAATATGCCAAAAGCTGGAACTTTAAAACAGCTTTCTACTTGGCATTGCAGAGGCTAATGGATGAGAACATGGATGTGATTATATTTATCCTGCTGGAGCCAGTACTACAGCATTCTCAGTACTTGCGGCTGCGACGACGGATCTGCAAGAGCTCCATCCTCCAGTGGCCTGACAACcccaaggcagaaggattgttCTGGCAAAGCCTGAAAAATGTGGTCTTAACTGAAAATGACTCGCGATATAATAATCTGTATGTTGATTCCATTAGGCAATACTAA